In one Carassius auratus strain Wakin unplaced genomic scaffold, ASM336829v1 scaf_tig00215867, whole genome shotgun sequence genomic region, the following are encoded:
- the LOC113096055 gene encoding chemokine-like receptor 1: MSGDDNNFDYDSILEKMKDKPMYQNVSGNITKQYQYEIRMTYLIIYSIVLILGVTLNFIVIFISCLKKKNSPKVATWIMALALTHFVSCISIVFQFLYAYNNFIWDYGSASCKLSSYITYGSMFSTSAMLSLWSISSSFSKVACMNKCKNCNLILISFSWTIAAVLACPSLFSREIRFSQCIDDYDLDKEKTTQNGIIRLKTVVVMRFLLGLLMPALIMFLSYLASAQRTCQDCKKQAQIICAIKISYFVFWGPQIVLTMLQATVNEFLGLNMLRYGLPGATAMAIAHCCIFPLIYLLFGGSIKMNWMTHDSDHGTENYKSIRLQMSQKVNFPVFPLPF, encoded by the exons ATGTCTGGAGACGACAACAACTTTGATTATGATTCAATCCTTGAAAAAATGAAAGACAAACCGATGTATCAGAATGTATCAGGAAATATAACCAAGCAGTACCAATATGAGATCAGGATGACCTACTTAATTATATATTCTATTGTCCTCATCCTTGGTGTCACCCTCAACTTCATCGTCATTTTCATCAGCTgcctaaaaaaaaagaattccccAAAGGTTGCAACTTGGATTATGGCATTGGCTTTAACACACTTCGTCTCCTGCATATCTATTGTTTTTCAGTTCCTGTATGCTTACAATAACTTCATATGGGATTACGGAAGTGCAAGCTGCAAGCTGTCATCCTATATCACCTACGGCAGTATGTTCTCCACGTCAGCCATGCTGAGTCTCTGGAGCATTAGTTCTTCTTTTTCAAAAGTCGCATGCATGAACAAGTGCAAGAACTGTAACCTgattctgatttcattttcctgGACCATTGCAGCAGTCTTGGCATGTCCTTCGCTGTTCTCCAGAGAGATCCGATTTTCTCAGTGCATTGATGATTATGACTTGGACAAAGAAAAAACAACTCAAAACGGCATTATAAGGCTGAAGACTGTTGTTGTCATGCGATTTCTCCTAGGGCTTCTCATGCCAGCTTTGATCATGTTTTTAAGCTATTTGGCATCAGCTCAAAGAACATGTCAAGACTGCAAGAAGCAGGCACAGATAATCTGTGCTATAAAGATTTCCTACTTTGTGTTCTGGGGCCCTCAAATCGTCTTAACCATGCTTCAAGCCACCGTAAATgagttcttgggtctaaatatgTTGAGATATGGACTTCCAGGAGCTACTGCAATGGCCATAGCCCACTGTTGTATCTTTCCACTTATCTATCTGTTATTCGGAGGCAGCATTAAAATGAACTGGATGACACATGACTCAGATCATGGAACGGAGAATTATAAAAGCATCAGATTGCAAATGAGCCAGAAG GTCAACTTTCCAGTGTTTCCTCTGCCTTTCTAA